CCTATGAAGTAGTTAATGGTGCCTATCTTTTAAATGAAACATTATATTTTAAAGATGAAATTATTATGTCGGTAGATGAATTAGGTGTTCCTGGAAACCATAATATTGAAAATGCCTTAGCAGCAATTTGTGTAGCAAAGTTATATAATATAGCAAATGAATCTATTAGAGAAACACTCCATCGTTTTTCCGGCGTAGCTCATCGAACACAATATATTGATACGATTAAACAAAGAAAATTTTATAATGACTCAAAAGCTACAAATATTCTTGCAACAAAAATGGCGTTAAGTGGTTTTCCATCAAATCAATTAATTTTATTAGCTGGTGGTCTAGATAGAGGAAATGACTTTGACGAATTAATCCCTGTTTTAAAAGATCTTAAGGGAATTGTGTTATTTGGTGAAACTAAAGAGAAATTAAGAAAAATAGCAAAAAATGCAGGAGTCTTAATAATAAAAACTGCCGCAAATATGACAGATGCAGTGAGAGAAGCCTTTGAAATTTCTCAAAAAAATGATACTATTTTATTATCTCCTGCTTGTGCAAGCTGGGATCAATACCCAAACTTTGAAATACGTGGAGAAGCTTTTATTAAAGCAGTGGAACAATTAAAAGAAAATGAAAAGTGAGATAAAACAATGAAGGTATTAGTAACTGGTGGTGGAACTGGCGGACATATCTATCCAGCTTTAGCACTAATTGATCATTTAAAAAAAATTGAACCAGCAACTGAATTTTTGTACGTAGGTTCTACAAATGGATTAGAAAGTAATATTGTTCCAACTCGTGGAATCTCATTTGAACAGATACATACACAGGGATTTAAACGGTCTTTAAGTATACAAAATATAAAAACCGTTTATTTATTTTTTGAATGTATCAGAAAATCAAAAAAGATTTTACGTGAATTTCAACCGAATATTGTTATTGGCACTGGTGGCTATGTCTCTGGTGCAGTTATCTATGCAGCAAAACAATTAAAAATCCCAACAATTATTCATGAACAAAATAGTATTCCAGGAATGACAAATAAATTTTTAAGTAGATATGTTGATAAAGTAGCTACCTGTTTTTCCAATGTTGGTTCATTTTTTCCAGAGGATAAGGTAGTTCTTACAGGTAATCCACGTGCACAAGAAGTTGTTTCAATCAAAAAATCAAATATATTAATGACCTACCAATTAGATCCCTATATCAAAACCGTAGTTATTTTTGGAGGTAGCAGGGGAGCATTAAAAATCAATCAAGCATTTGTTGAAGCTTTACCATTATTTGAAAATAAACCTTATCAAGTCTTATATGCTTCTGGCGAAAGATATTATCAAGAAACAATTAAACTTGTAAAAAGCAAGTTGACAAATGTTAGTATTCAACCGTATATTGATAAGATGGCTGAGGTGATGGCAAATGTAGATTTGATAGTAGGAAGAGCAGGAGCTACTTCTATTGCTGAAATTACTGCTTTAGGATTACCAGCTATTTTAATCCCTAGTCCATATGTAACCAATGATCATCAAACAAAGAATGCACAAAGCTTGGTTGATGTAGGTGCAGCAACAATGATTACTGATCAGGAATTGTCAAAAACGACATTAATAAAAGCCATTGATGATATTTTATTAGATGATGATAAAAAACGACAAATGGCTCAAGCCTCAAAAAAGGAAGGAATTCCTGATGCTTGTAATCGTTTATATGCGGTGATTAAAGAACTTGTTTATTGAAAGGGGTAGAAAAGTTATTAGTAGAAGAAAAAAATCTAAACCAGTCAATAAAGAATATCCTAATTCATCAAAAAAAGTAGAAAAACAAAAGCTCACTCCTTGGCAGAAAGAAAATCTTGATTACTTAAAAAAACAAGGAAAAGAAGTGGCCTGGAAACAATCAATAATTGAAAACACTTCTATGAGTGAAAAATCGGATAAAGATGAATCCATTAGTATTGACGATAAATCTACTTCGCAAAGTTTGTTGCTTACAGAGAAAAAACAAAACACTTATGAATTATTTGTAAATCGTTTACCAAATGTTAAAAAAGAAAGACATAAACGATTATACAAACGGCTTTTAATGATTGTTTCTATTTTTTTATTCGCTATTCTGGTGATTACTTATTTCCTTTCTCCTTTAAGTAGACTAAGTAATATAAGTGTAAAAGGAAATAAGAATATTGAGACACAGCAAATTGTGTCACAATCTAAATTAAAAATAAACGATTCTCTCTGGAAACAATTTAATGATAGAAAAAATTATGAAAAAAATATTGTCCAACACTCTCTACGTGCAAAAAAAGCGACAATTTCTTTAAATGGTCTTAATTCTTTCCAAATAAAAATAGATGAGTACAAAATTATGGCCATAGAAGAACGAGATAATTATTATTATCCAATTCTAGAAAATGGAAAAATTTTGCCGGACAAAACAACGTTGTCTGGCAATGAGAAACCAATTCTAAAGAATTTTGATCATTCAGAAGAAACTATCAAAAAAGTAATAGGGGCATATAACCAACTGCCAATTGAATCCAAAAAGAAAATTGCTAATATTGAATATGCAAGATCAAAAGTCAATAAAGAGTTACTTAGATTGTTTATGAATGATGGTAATCAAGTATTGATTAATATTTCAGAACTAACTAAAAAATTAGCTTATTATTCACAGGTAGCTAGTCAAATGAACCAATCAGGTGTAATTGATATGGAAGTTGGAATATTTTCATATCCTTTTGAAAATAAAGTTCAAAATAATAGTAATAAGAATGCAATAGAAAATTCGCAACCTATTAATGAAAATTAATAAAAATAAAAGGATTAAATTCACAAAATCAGCTTCCTAAACCACTAGAGTTTATGGTAAAATTGGAAGAAGTGAGCAATCATAAAAATATATCTAAACGGGTGAATACCTACCCGCTTACATATTGGAATTAAAAGAGGAGGAGTCCCACTAATGGTAAAAACGGGAATGTATGTAGGTCTTGATATAGGTACAACTTCTGTTAAAGTTGTAGTGGCCGAATTTATTGAAGATCAAATGAATATTATCGGCGTAGGAAATGCAAAATCTGATGGCTTAAATAGGGGAATTATTGTTGATATTGATAAAACTGTCAATGCAATCCAGCGGGCGGTTAGACAGGCAGAAGAAAAAGCTGGAATAAAAATAAAAAATGTAAGTGTAGGATTACCAGCTAACTTATTAGAAGTAGAAAACTGTCAAGGAATGATTGCCGTAAATAGTGAGTCAAAAGAAATTACTGACGAAGACGTGAAAAACGTCGCTTCTGCAGCAATGGTTCGCTCAACTCCTCCTGAACGTCAAATTATAGCTATTTTACCTCAAGAATTTACAGTAGATGGTTTTGAAGGAATTAAAGACCCACGAGGAATGATTGGTGTTCGCTTAGAAATGTTTGGCGTTATTTATACAGGGCCAAAAACCATTATTCATAATACACGTAAATGCGTAGAGAAAGCCGGTTTGATTGTCAACGAATTAGCAATTACACCACTAGCTCTAACAGAAACTGTCTTATCAGATGGTGAAAAAGACTTTGGTACAATTGTTATCGATATGGGTGGTGGTCAGACAACAACATCTGTTATGCATGATAATCAGTTGAAATTTACCCATGTCAATCAAGAAGGCGGAGAATTTGTAACAAAAGATATCTCGATTGTGTTAAACACATCATTTAATAATGCAGAAGCCTTAAAGATAAATTATGGTGATGCGTATCCGGATCGAACATCTGCCAGTGAAGAATTCCCAGTAGATGTTATTGGTAAGTCTGAACCTGTGAAGGTGGATGAAAGATATTTATCCGAAATTATTGAGGCACGGATTGAACAAATCTTTAAAAAATCCAAAGAAGTTCTTGATGAGATAGATGCTTTAGAATTGCCTGGTGGTGTTATTTTAACTGGTGGTAATGCAAGCTTACCGGGTGTAGTCG
The genomic region above belongs to Melissococcus plutonius ATCC 35311 and contains:
- the murG gene encoding undecaprenyldiphospho-muramoylpentapeptide beta-N-acetylglucosaminyltransferase, with the protein product MKVLVTGGGTGGHIYPALALIDHLKKIEPATEFLYVGSTNGLESNIVPTRGISFEQIHTQGFKRSLSIQNIKTVYLFFECIRKSKKILREFQPNIVIGTGGYVSGAVIYAAKQLKIPTIIHEQNSIPGMTNKFLSRYVDKVATCFSNVGSFFPEDKVVLTGNPRAQEVVSIKKSNILMTYQLDPYIKTVVIFGGSRGALKINQAFVEALPLFENKPYQVLYASGERYYQETIKLVKSKLTNVSIQPYIDKMAEVMANVDLIVGRAGATSIAEITALGLPAILIPSPYVTNDHQTKNAQSLVDVGAATMITDQELSKTTLIKAIDDILLDDDKKRQMAQASKKEGIPDACNRLYAVIKELVY
- a CDS encoding cell division protein FtsQ/DivIB codes for the protein MFIERGRKVISRRKKSKPVNKEYPNSSKKVEKQKLTPWQKENLDYLKKQGKEVAWKQSIIENTSMSEKSDKDESISIDDKSTSQSLLLTEKKQNTYELFVNRLPNVKKERHKRLYKRLLMIVSIFLFAILVITYFLSPLSRLSNISVKGNKNIETQQIVSQSKLKINDSLWKQFNDRKNYEKNIVQHSLRAKKATISLNGLNSFQIKIDEYKIMAIEERDNYYYPILENGKILPDKTTLSGNEKPILKNFDHSEETIKKVIGAYNQLPIESKKKIANIEYARSKVNKELLRLFMNDGNQVLINISELTKKLAYYSQVASQMNQSGVIDMEVGIFSYPFENKVQNNSNKNAIENSQPINEN
- the ftsA gene encoding cell division protein FtsA; the protein is MVKTGMYVGLDIGTTSVKVVVAEFIEDQMNIIGVGNAKSDGLNRGIIVDIDKTVNAIQRAVRQAEEKAGIKIKNVSVGLPANLLEVENCQGMIAVNSESKEITDEDVKNVASAAMVRSTPPERQIIAILPQEFTVDGFEGIKDPRGMIGVRLEMFGVIYTGPKTIIHNTRKCVEKAGLIVNELAITPLALTETVLSDGEKDFGTIVIDMGGGQTTTSVMHDNQLKFTHVNQEGGEFVTKDISIVLNTSFNNAEALKINYGDAYPDRTSASEEFPVDVIGKSEPVKVDERYLSEIIEARIEQIFKKSKEVLDEIDALELPGGVILTGGNASLPGVVDLAQEIFDVNVKLHVPNQMGLRNPIFTNVISVIEYSTQLNDIYQIAKQAVPGQTKMSTQPVSVQQEIKQETYIEQPQDTYEAYEEHSGNGEKVTGKIKDFFANIFD